The Octopus sinensis unplaced genomic scaffold, ASM634580v1 Contig12425, whole genome shotgun sequence genome contains the following window.
ccttaagctgaccgttttttcttcagcttcgtttttcctccttcggttatctatttaaaaaattatttttcaataataaaaaagtttaggaaaagaggcataccgaaaataaattctatctttacgaaaaacttaactaaatagttaatatttttacgcaaattcttctgattgcgctgtcaattggtggtaaattgtgttaatgattgtgctaatgtggttttaaCTAACAATATAATCCCCGCACTTTTTTCCCTTGGCCTGTCTATAAACCCTTCGAAATCTGAGATTTTTAACATCTCTTATGATCCCAATTATTttaacacatctatctatccattattTAATTCGCTTCTCCCTAATATCAAGGCTGTTACATCCTCTGATCTTATTGTCCTTGGCTCCCCAATCTTTTCCTCGGCTATCCCTTCCTTCCTGGAGCTTAAGCTCACAAAAATACAAGAATCTATAGCCACACTTAAAACAGTCGACGCACATGCTGCCTTCTTCCTGATCAAAAATTTCCTTGCTTTCCCCCGGTTACAATTTTTCTTACAGTCCGCCCCTTGTCACCGCCATCATTGTGCTCTTCAGCACTTCGATCTTTTGCTAAGAAACTCAATTTCGGCTAATACTAATGTCAATTTTGATGATGCCGGGTGGCAACAAGCGATCCTGCCAGTCCGTCACGGCGGACTAGGTCTGCAAGCTCCTTCTGTTTTGGCTCTCCCTTTCTACCTTTCTTCGTCATACCGCTGTAGTCCGCTTGTCCTTAGGATTCTTTCTCCCCATTCCGAATCCGTTCTGGACCAAGAGCTTTCTCATGGTATCGAAGTTTGGTCTTCCCGTGGCTTCGACATTCCTTGCTATCCCTGCTATACAAAGGCGTGGACGGAAACAATGTTTCTTCAGTTATACAATTCGCTATTATCCTCCTGTGATCAACACCGGCGCGCTTGTCTTTTGGCCGCATCCTCCGAATGGAGTGGCGCTTGGCTCAACGCATACCCTTCCGGAAATACGGGAACCCTGCTGGACCCAAAAAGTGTGCAGATTGGCATTTCTCTTAGACTTGGTCTGGACATCTGCTTTCCACACACTTGCCGCTGTGGTTCTGTCGTAGATCGGAAAGGTCTCCATCCACTTTCCTGTCGCAAAAGCCCTGGCCGGATTCCCAGGCATTCTGAATTAAATTCCGTAGTAAAACATGCACTTGAAGCAGCCGGATTTCCCTGTCAGCTGGAGCCTCCTGGCCTTCTAAGGGAGGATGGTAAGAGACCTGACGGGGTCTCACTCTTTCCCTACAAGAACGGGAAAGCAATCGTCTGGGATGCGACATGCTCTGATACTTTCGCATCATCATGTCTTTCCTTGTCGGCGGTCGAGGCTGGCTCAGCAGCCAAGAGGGCGGAGACGAAGAAGGCATCTAAGTACGCCTCCCTGATGGACCGTTTCATCTTCGAACCGGTGTCAGTGGAAACTTCCGGTGTACTTGGCCCGTCTACTCTCCGTTTCCTCTCGAAGATCGGAAGGTCATTGGGAAGGCGAGGAACGACCCCCGTGAACTGATGTGGCTTTTTGAGCGCATCTCTCTCGCAGTTCTAAGGGGGAACTGTTCCTCGATCCTCCTCTCGGCTGCGGTTCCGCCTCTTAATTAGTGATTTCTTTACCTTATAAActgtcatttaaataaaaaaaaaaaaaaaaaaaaaaaaaaaaaaaaaactatcaaagtgtttttcaaaatctgttaattgcacactctattcaaggtcgtgcaatctgtaattgcacattctgtcaaagtcaaatatgataatagctttaattttgattcatggtcgataatgatatatgcatttaattttaaagagaaaatcataggatgaattgaatttctttatcgcgaataattgggagttcatcattgttaatattctcgctgtcgttttcatcaaggatattcttaatacgttagatttttgcctcgaaggttttaatggacctcattatgaatgtcgaggacattaacgttgttcattttaatcaaatgcagaaaataattttttgattttttggcgggaaggttttaaggacctgatcatgtaagtcgaggacatcgtagttgttcattttaaccaaaatgcagaaaatttttttttaattttttttgggggggaaggttttaaggacttcatcatgtaagtcgaggacattgtagttgttcattttaaccaaaatgcagaaaatttttttttaattttttttgggggggaaggttttaaggacttcatcatgtaagtcgaggacattatagttgttcattttaaccaaaatgcagaaaatttttttttaattttttttgggggggaaggttttaagtacctcatcatgtaagtcgaggacatcgtattgccaatttgaagttggtgtgcacacacagacagacagacagacagacagacacacaccataccattttattattaagattgatttattttaacaaaaatagaatttttagAAGACAAACATAACTTtagcctttaaaaaaataaaaacaacttatatTTCGGACCGTAGTTAAATCCAGTTTtgtccaaacaaaataaaaaagagaacaaaataaaattctctATTTTTACAGAGTTTTTTAAaccactttttattttattacacgtGTTGATTCTTGTTACATGGTTTTACAACTTACATTACAAGAAAAAGCAGAAATTATTACGTATTATAAAGTCGGAAAGTCATATCGGGAAATAAGAAATTTGACCGGAAGATCTCTGAGTGCCATCTCGAGAGTCATTCGAAACTTCACCATGAATGATTCCTTCCAGAGAAAAAAAGGCTCAGGACGAAGATTTAAACTTAACTCTGATGATCTCGGAATAATTCAACGTGAACAAAAGTTTGGAAAAGGGAACGTAATGGTTTGGGGCGCATTTACATCGAAATGTTTTTCGGAACTTGTTTGGATAAAGGGAATTATGAATGGGaacttatatgtaagtatcttGGCGGACTATTTGTTGCCTTTTTTGGAGAAAACCGGAATCCGGTCTCCAATTTATCAGCAAGATAATGATCCAAAGCACACATGCAAGGTGGCTAAAGATTTTTTTGATGAACACCGAATTGAGTTATTACAATGGCTTCCTCAAAGTCCCGATTTGAATCCAATCGAGCACGTGTGGGCCTTcatgaaacataaaataaaagggactgaatttaaaaaaaagagtgaCCTATTTgaggaattaaaaaatatttggaatgatCTTTCAATAGAATATGCGACATCCCTTGTTGAACAATGCGGAACAGAATTTTAGACGCAATTAATGCTCAGGGGGGTCATACTAAATTTTGAACTACCattgttctcttttttattttgtttgaaaaaaatttggtttaaatacatattaaaatcttTGACGTTTGGATTTTTATAAAAGGCAAAAGTTAAGATTATAGCTTGAAATtcgattttttattaaaataaatcaatcattcaatagaaaaaaatcgagaaaatgagtgttccgttttttatttgtatcgctGTAAATTCAATGTTGGATAGTCTGTTACTATTTCAGGTTGGATTCACTGCCGACGCGATCACGGTGGACTGTCTTTATTGACCCCCAATCATCTCAAATTTTCACGTTGCTGATAATGCTATAATGCAAGGATCGCTAATTTCAAATCGCTCCTTGTTTTTGCAATAAAGATCTTCTTTCCGATCGTCAGCACGAGTTTATTCTGCTTGATTTAGAAATGAGTTTTTCAACTCCGAAACACTTTAAAAAATCATTCATTATTGCCTAAAAGTTTTTTTCAAAAAGTGCCTCGATGTTAAGGTGCCGGACACCATTTAAGAAATGACTCAAGCCGACTGTAGTGATATTATAAAATAGATCGTCCAATTGTCTCTTTTCCGCCTTGATGAAATTGCTAAAAAATGCAAGTTTCCTGTTTTTAAAGTGGAAGGAGACGGGAttgttaaatgtatttttatcaaaGGTAGTGTATTTAAAGCAGGGGTCGGCAGGATTTTTGTCTTCGCgggccaaaattttatttttgtatgcgatCCGGGCCAAACGAGAAAAAATCCTTATCGGTCACAAAAATAAAGCAACGCTTGCACATTGCGATCTTTCTTTATCAAGTTTTTTTTGCAACTTTCTtacgaaataaaaatttatcagttaaaaatgattataaagaaGTGAATTTATTTTACTCATTAATCTGACTAGTTGCTAAACGTAATATATCGTTAAGATGTGAATCGGTAATCCTCGTTCTCAgacaattttttacattattcattTTAGAGAATAACTGTTCACATAAAAATGTGCTTCCAAATATACAAGCCATTTTCATAGCATTGTCGGTTAATTGCGGATATTTTCTGACACATACAAAATTTTTGTAGAAGCTCAAAATAtccatttcagaaaaatattttgatttaagtGTACTGTCGCATTGAATTTCAAGTAATTCCATTTGATAACACCCTGGTACTGTCTCAGTTTCAACATCAAATGGGAttgaaaaaatgttgaaaagatttGTATGAgcctaaaaaattatatatgcgcATTTTACTCTTAAATCCATAAAACGTGATGAAAATTCTGATCTCAATTCCATAACTATGTTTGCATATTCTGGAACATCAGTCGGATTCgtagaaagaaaattcacaaaatgcgTCATGTTTCCTTTTTGTAACTGTAATTCCCACaacttcaatttattttcaaaagcagTAATTTCGGCATACATTTGGTGTATAAATTTATTACTTCCCTGCAGTTTCAAATTTAAGTCATTTAGATGTGAAGTTATGTCTACAAAAAATGCCAATTTGGAAATATTATCAGTATTTCGGAAATATGAAGCATCATAATTCTTTTCTtcaagaaaaattataacatCTTCCCGTATATGAAAAAACCTTTTGAGCATTGATCCTCTACTAAGCCATCtgacattacaaaaatataaaagatcccCATATTCTGCTTCAGTGTCGATTAAAAATTGCCTGAAATGCCGATGATTCAAGCCgcgggataaaataaaatttactgcaTTAACAACAGCATCCATTGTCTCACGTAACCTGACTGATTTGGCAACTAACGCCTCTTGATGAACAATACAGTGAATCTTAACCAAATTGTGCTCAATTCCaaatttttccatttcattttggaGTAATGTAATAGTTCCCTTTTTGTTCCCAACCATAGATGGAGCCCCGTCTGTTGTAACTCCAACTAATTTTGAAAGTGGAAGATTTAATTCTGTTAAAAGTTGCATTAAATGCAAGAAAACGTCGGTTCCTGTCACTGTACCCATAATTGGAATAACTTTgacaaattcttcaaaaatttgGTATGCTTCAGTTATCCCTCGAACAAATATGACAAGTTGAGAAATATCTCTTCTGTCAGTACTAGTATCCAATGcgatagaaaaatatttgaaattcccaaaaatgttttttaaagagTTATTTAAATCGAATGACATTTCTTCTACTCTTCTTGTTACCGTTCTtggagataaacagatagattcaaaaatgtttctttttgtagGAAATAGATTTTCAGCTACTGCCATTAAGCATTGTTTTATAAATTCTCCGTCTGAAAATGGTTTCATTCGTTTCGCAATTATCTTTGAAATTTCGTAACTTGTACGTGGATATCATCTTTTTCACAactcaaattattaaaaaatgttgTTTGCTTTTGGTAATTTTGTTCGAGTCTCTTAATTTCCTTTAAGCGAGATTCTCCTGTAAACTTGCTGAATTTTTCGTAATGTCGAGTTTCATAATGTCGCTTGATGTTATAAAGTTTTTTGACAGCAACTTTTTCGAAACATATTAAGCATATACGTTTTCCATAAtcctcaataaagaaatattcatgaGTCCAATCTGGATTAAACGTACGGGTTTGAAGATCTTTAGTTCTTTTCGAACAATTCGGAATTCAAATTCACCACACAAAATTATTAACacgtttataaatttatttaatttttaataatagataaaatgtatgtataaatctatattacTAAAAGTCTAGTACTTTACTAAATTTGCCCGCGGGCCATGTTAGTTGGAAAAATTTGTCGGCAGGCCAATTTCCCTTAGTATTATAAAATTTGTTCGCGGGCCATTTTTAAATCTTCCGGGTCCTAATTTGGCCCGCGGGCCGCGATTTGCCGACCCCTGATTTAAAGGTATTAACCGCTATAACTTTTTTGTCGGAAAGTTTTGTCTTGAAGGAGACGAGCAAATGGTCTGCAATCCAGCACAATAACTATTAAAAGACATTGAAACTTGTATGAATTCTGAAAGAGACCTTCTCATTTTTGCAGCGGTAGATGAAGCCACAGTCAACCAGGGAATGGAGCAACTCCGTCGCCTTGTTGCTCTGGAATGCAGCCTCATTGACTCCAATCGCTTTGAGTTTTTTTGGGTCGTTGACTTCTCTTTCTTCGAATGGAATGCAGATGAAAACAGTCTTACAAGCGTACACCATCCTTTCACAATCCCCAATCCCAATGATTTCAAACTTCTCGAATCCAGCCctctaaaaatacaattacaagccTATCACATCATTATTAGTGGGTGGAAGATTTCAAAGAATTTCAGATTCTCTACCTCATTAAAAAATCTTTAAAGCACTTAAAATCAGTGAAGGGATCTAAAAAGAATGTTTAGTGTTTTTCTCAAAGCCCTTCAATATGGGACACTCTGCATCCTTGAGTCGCAATCAGCTTCGATAGACTCATCATGATTCTGactaaaacagcaaaaatattcgTGATATCATCGTTTTCCCAAAAACGCAATTAATGATTCAGTGCTTTTCCTCTGTTATTCCTGGGAAGCTCCATGAGCTCGAGCTAGAAACTGAGCCCAAAAAATTACTCGGATATAAATCGAGgatattaaagtttaattttcAAGAGGATTTGATTAAGAGAAATCAAAAGTATTTAACAAACTTACAAGTCACTTTCGAGTTTTATTTGTTAGGTCTTTTACACTTAGTTATGCTACTGTAACCCAATGAAGAGAGGCTCCGCAGCCCAACAAGAGCCAAAGAAAGAGCAAGAAATCGATATTAATAAAGTCTCTAAAGCTTTCGGTCATTTAATTGGTAATAACCTCGAAACTTTGGGATTTGAGTTAGATATCCAAAAAGTGATTTAAAGAATGAAAGACTTCCTCTGGAAGACTCTCCGAGTGTGTTCAAGCCACCTCAATTGTTCAGGAAGAAGCTTTTCAAAACCCCGCGAGCAAAAACCTAACTCAAGCAAATGAATTACTTTCTACTAATGTTAGTCAAAAAGGAGTTATCAAACTTGAGAAACACAAACTCAATACCGCATTGAAAACGAGGAAAAGGCCtgcaaaatacaaagttccaAGCGATGCAACTCTGCAATAGATTTTCCAAAGTGGTTAGGATAgcagtttttttctttataaaaacaCCTGAAATTTTAGTCTAATCTAAGAAGTCAAAGCAACAGTTGGAGCTTGTACTAACGAGTCTTCTGATAAGTTGATGTTAAAAAGATTAAGATAGCCGATTTTAGTCATAGATAGTGTCTCCATACTATTTAACGATAAGATGGTAACATAGGCTTGGcaatttttttattacaaaattaaaaGAGACCACCTGATAAACAACCTGATTACGAAGTCGACAACATAGGAAGTACTTTCTTCCTGTATTGAGAAAGTGACTTCTGCTAGTTGCAATGATCTTTAACAGGAGGAATCTGAAAAGTAAAAACACTTAAGTATCCTTCAATCGAACGATCTTGGCGAAAATGAATTCTAGAAGAACTCCTTTATGTGCTGAAGTAGGAAGATAAGAGAGCTTTGCCATCTGAATTGCGAATTGCTGTATGTTGCTAAGGTTCTTTTCTGTGACAATTAATAAAGACAAGGGGGAGTAAAACGAGTAGCCATTTTATTTGTGTGAAGAAGAATTTCCGTGCTTTACTGTATTATTTCCTGATACAAAAAGCCCAATAATTACGGCAGATGCAGTTCCAATCATAACAGCAGCGGCTGTCTTAATATAGGCATAGCCA
Protein-coding sequences here:
- the LOC115229322 gene encoding general transcription factor II-I repeat domain-containing protein 2-like; this translates as MAVAENLFPTKRNIFESICLSPRTVTRRVEEMSFDLNNSLKNIFGNFKYFSIALDTSTDRRDISQLVIFVRGITEAYQIFEEFVKVIPIMGTVTGTDVFLHLMQLLTELNLPLSKLVGVTTDGAPSMVGNKKGTITLLQNEMEKFGIEHNLVKIHCIVHQEALVAKSVRLRETMDAVVNAVNFILSRGLNHRHFRQFLIDTEAEYGDLLYFCNVRWLSRGSMLKRFFHIREDVIIFLEEKNYDASYFRNTDNISKLAFFVDITSHLNDLNLKLQGSNKFIHQMYAEITAFENKLKLWELQLQKGNMTHFVNFLSTNPTDVPEYANIVMELRSEFSSRFMDLRVKCAYIIF